A window of the Litorilinea aerophila genome harbors these coding sequences:
- a CDS encoding HAD family hydrolase has translation MIRVIALDLDDTLLRSDKTVSPESLALLRRWRAQGHHLVIATGRPPRTVAEVLPRELFDVPWVCYNGAAIQIDGRTIFQDLIPPEDTRTIVEMIQARLPDCIVGLEVDNILYLNRAIQRTSPYQVADLRRICHQPAAKILFFQDAQFQEIMADLRPLLQALPASTRALLSEKYNLVQILSHSADKARALEMVVQQWGLGLEHVMAFGDDVNDVEMVRRAGLGVAVANAVAEVKAVADHITASNDEDGVAQALEALLAGQLESGVG, from the coding sequence TTGATTCGCGTCATTGCCCTGGATCTGGACGATACCCTGCTGCGGAGTGACAAGACCGTCAGTCCGGAGAGCCTGGCCCTGCTGCGGCGATGGCGGGCCCAGGGCCATCACCTGGTTATCGCCACCGGCCGCCCACCCCGCACCGTGGCCGAAGTGCTCCCCCGGGAACTGTTCGACGTGCCCTGGGTCTGCTACAACGGCGCGGCCATCCAGATAGACGGCCGGACCATCTTCCAGGATCTCATCCCTCCGGAGGACACCCGGACCATCGTGGAGATGATCCAGGCCCGGCTGCCCGATTGCATCGTGGGGCTGGAGGTGGACAACATCCTCTACTTGAATCGGGCCATCCAGCGCACGTCTCCCTACCAGGTGGCCGACCTGCGGCGGATCTGCCACCAGCCCGCGGCCAAAATTCTCTTCTTTCAGGACGCCCAATTTCAGGAGATCATGGCCGACCTGCGTCCCCTGCTCCAGGCCCTGCCGGCCAGTACCCGGGCCCTCCTGTCGGAAAAGTACAACCTGGTGCAGATCCTTTCCCACAGTGCGGATAAGGCCCGGGCCCTGGAGATGGTGGTGCAACAGTGGGGGTTGGGGCTGGAGCATGTGATGGCTTTCGGCGACGACGTCAACGATGTGGAGATGGTGCGCCGGGCAGGCCTGGGTGTGGCCGTGGCCAATGCGGTGGCCGAGGTGAAGGCCGTGGCCGATCACATCACCGCCAGCAACGACGAGGATGGCGTCGCCCAGGCCCTGGAGGCGCTCCTCGCCGGGCAGCTGGAGTCGGGCGTTGGGTAA
- a CDS encoding barstar family protein translates to MPSLDALLTQENPSGLYRLDWTGDPAALAETVAARGWRVFFLDGRRAVDKPSFLRLAAEAMAFPGYFGWNWDAFEECLTDLAWVPAAGYLILYEDPVTLAAHAPEVWATAYAILADAVETWRQTATPMVILLRGGDHLLAHLPAVTVTPGEEQV, encoded by the coding sequence ATGCCATCCCTGGATGCCCTCCTGACTCAAGAGAATCCATCAGGCCTCTACCGCCTGGACTGGACGGGCGACCCGGCAGCCCTGGCGGAGACTGTGGCCGCCCGGGGCTGGCGCGTCTTCTTCCTGGATGGCCGCCGGGCCGTCGACAAGCCATCCTTCCTGCGCCTGGCCGCCGAAGCCATGGCCTTTCCGGGCTACTTCGGTTGGAACTGGGACGCGTTCGAGGAGTGCCTCACCGATCTGGCCTGGGTCCCCGCGGCCGGCTACCTCATCCTCTACGAGGACCCGGTGACCCTGGCCGCCCATGCGCCGGAGGTGTGGGCCACGGCCTATGCCATCTTGGCCGACGCCGTCGAAACCTGGCGGCAGACAGCCACCCCCATGGTCATCCTCCTGCGGGGTGGCGACCATCTCCTGGCCCACCTGCCGGCGGTGACGGTGACTCCCGGCGAGGAACAAGTCTGA
- a CDS encoding ribonuclease domain-containing protein, which translates to MTAKTPGSPPGKGKAISLATLILALAIYLLLQANPGLVPVVNELLQTAAPADSATLAAPAETPPAEVGQAPSAGTSTPAPQQEAVPRPPATEIPATPSPLATTPKQSPPDDGLPTIAFDQLPQEAQETIALIDQGGPFPFSKDGSIFQNRERLLPLRPRGYYREYTVITPGEPDRGARRIVAGAGGELYYTDDHYASFKRVIR; encoded by the coding sequence ATGACCGCCAAGACACCCGGCTCGCCTCCTGGCAAAGGCAAAGCCATCTCCCTGGCCACCCTGATCCTGGCCCTGGCCATCTACCTGCTCCTGCAGGCCAACCCTGGGCTGGTTCCGGTGGTCAACGAGCTGCTGCAGACGGCAGCGCCCGCCGATTCTGCCACCCTGGCGGCCCCGGCGGAAACACCCCCGGCCGAGGTCGGACAGGCGCCGTCCGCCGGCACGTCTACCCCCGCGCCCCAACAGGAGGCTGTCCCCCGGCCTCCTGCCACCGAAATCCCGGCCACGCCCTCCCCCCTGGCCACCACGCCCAAGCAGTCGCCGCCGGACGACGGCCTGCCCACCATCGCCTTCGACCAGCTGCCCCAAGAGGCCCAGGAGACCATCGCCCTCATCGACCAGGGCGGGCCCTTCCCCTTCAGCAAGGATGGCAGCATCTTCCAGAACCGGGAACGGCTGTTGCCCTTGCGGCCCCGGGGCTACTATCGGGAATACACCGTCATCACGCCAGGCGAGCCGGATCGGGGCGCACGGCGCATTGTGGCCGGCGCAGGTGGGGAGCTCTACTACACCGATGACCACTACGCCAGCTTCAAACGGGTAATCCGCTGA